The Cannabis sativa cultivar Pink pepper isolate KNU-18-1 chromosome 8, ASM2916894v1, whole genome shotgun sequence genomic interval GTGAAGGGGTGTGCATGGGCACGATCAATGTCTGTAATTGTTGTGAAGAGGTGTGCATGGGCACGGCCAATTTTCATGGACTTGTATGTGTGGAGTTATTAAAGCATGTGGCTTCTCCTTAGAATGTGAGCTGAGTTATATCTCATGTCTCATGTGGTAGTCGAGTAGAGTTATTTCTCTTGCTTAATTTTAGGACTTTTGCAGGGTTTAAAACTTTTTGCTTAAGGTTTTTGATTCAAAGTAGAGTTATATCTCTTGCTTGAATTTAAAACTTTTACGGAGTTTTAAAATCTCTTTCTTAAGTTTTGAGCGTTGAGTAGAGTTGTATCCCATTCTCAAGCTCATCCTTAAGTAGAGTTAAATCTCTTGCTCAAGTTGGTTGGCAAGTAAGGTCTGCCATGAATAGAGTTAAATTCTCTTGTTCTTCTTATACACTTTTTGGTTGTGCATTTATGTTGTGACCCTCATGTGTAGGTTTGTATATGTCCACTTGTCGTGGAGTGCTTATTAGTTAAGACTAACAAGTCTTTTTCGCATCTTTGGAATTTTTTAAGCATATATAACTTAGTTCATTCCATATCTTGGTGACTTTGGAATTTTAAATTGAATATATTTTTTGGTGCTTATTTTATTCCGATGCTTATTATCTTTGTAACACGGGGTTTTAAAGATAACATTAATTGTTGCCAATGGTAGCTTGCATTTTGCTAGTCCGAGAAAGTTGTTGGCATGGGCCGTAACTATTTGGGTACTCGATTTTAGCATGCAACCCACTTTTCAAAGTCTCAAATGTAGGCCATTCAAGATATCTTTGTTAAGCAGAATTTTTTGAGTTATGGCTCCTTGGAGCGCCCTCACTTGTCTTTTATCTCGTCTATATACCGACTTTGCCCCCTGTCTGAGGTGAAATTTTGAAAACATATTCATGACAAAAAAGCTTAAAATCTCACGCACTTAAAGTGGTGTATCAGTAACGACTTTgagatttattattaatattttttatgcgaGCACAGTTATATCTATTCTCTTTTGCCCCCGAGTGTTTATAGGTTAAGTATTATCCTATTTTACTCTTTGGTGGGTTTGGCATAATAGTAAAAGATCTAGTTATTGTAGCACTCTTATAAATGTGAGTTTAACTACTTACATTCCAGAAAATAAACGTAATagtttaataactaaaaattgaaaagagAGTGTCTTTGCAAAAACCTTGAGAAATATTATATGCCTTCTCGCTCCATTGGTGGAGTTTCAACTAGTTGACATCTCCTCCTTGAAAATTGTGTTGTGCATAATGGGTAAGTGTCCCATTAAGGACTAGAGTCTCAATTTCATCTTTGAGGTTTTGGCACTCATTAGTTGTGTGGTCGATGTCCTTATGGTATTGACAATATCTTGAGGCATCTCTCTTGGCTCGATCATGCTTCATGGGTTTAGGAACTCGGAATGGTACTCGGTGCTCACTCTCCACATAGATGGTCACTTGGGCTTCTATAAACTCGGTGTAGATTAAATATATAGGGCGTTTAGGGCCATCACTCCTACTCTTCTTGGGACTTTGATCCTCGCCATCTATGCTTTCTCTTTTGTTGTTCTTTAAAGAGTTAGAAGCCTTAGTAGCATTCGTAAGTTCTGGCGGCACTAATGCAGCTTGAGTGAGCTGCAAGGATTGGAGAGGGAGGTTGTTTGCTATCCTTGCCTCTTCAGTGTTCATGTATTTTTCTGCCCGCTTCATGAATTCGTCAATGGTGTGTGTGCTCTTGCCTTGAAGGCTATTCCAAAATATGGAACCATGGGCAATACCTGCCCCCAGTGCCATCAGTCTTGCACTATCGTCAACGCCATGGGTTTTGGTAACTTCAATGTTGAAGTGGCTGATGTAGGCCATTAAACTTTCTCCTGGAAATTGTCTCACATTGGCCACGGAGGAACATTAAAGCTTACAAGTTCTCGCAgcctgaaactcctttttgAAAGCATCTAAGAGTTGGTCCCATGACACTATGGAGTGTCTTTTAAACTTTTTGAACCACGAGGATGCGACTCGAGATAAGGTAGAAGGGAATAACACACATTTCAAATCTCCAACCACTTGGTGTGCTAGAATCAGAGTATTGAAGTCACTTATGTGGATCCCAGGGTCAGTGGTCCCATCATACTTGGTTGTAGTTGGCATTTCAAACTCTCGATGGTAAGGTTATGCAAAGATATAAGGCACGAAAGGCTTTGTCTCTTCATTAGATTCATACTCCATTTTATTGTTATTCAAAGGTTGTTGGAGTTGTTCCTTAAGCATTGTTAAGCGAGGATTGCCATTTGATATACCACAATTAACTCCAATAGGGAGAGGAGGATTGTTGGAATGGttacctgttgggttttgtgccctaaataaaacccatttcattataatcagatttactaataaagatcagaaataacattttatgttgcatggttcacatgatttatttcatgattatatatataatgcataaattctatttaagtccagaacatatgaatttgttaatgattatagtgttgtcagcacagtggaatataatcttgattatatgttcaaaagtttattccctgatttgtcagttcactggatttagactgacatgataatcagcgataggtattcttacaccttgggcATTGGCatagtttaccagtatcggatgtatggagtatacattggaagggaccgatattgaactttgattagatatgttaaaatttaccgtaatatctattcaattcaatatcacctgttgatcttagatcaaatgatcttaatcttgatatggttaggttcgatctcaagagtattatacatgttctttgatttgttagttaagcctacttttgggtcagggtgatacgtacattttgggaacatgatagtataattgagtgagagcgctaacataaatatggaatctataacttctataggaatttagaagtgaaacgatgatatccttcgagcttggctaaacagagataaatggttgagatctcatttcacttcgctaaaatatcatttatacggagctaagtgttttaaggataaaatacattgaaggtgtaatggtaatttagtccttattcaatgtagatcatctatgagagggtcattgatcaaattaggattataacaatggataattaatagcgtatctatatcgtgcaacatatagagtgttctatataactgagagtgcaattccaatttctaagagtggattcaataaggaattaataagttagggaatttacttggtaaatttggttcagcttattggaagctcggttatataggtccatgctccccatactagttgagaccatactgcttgtaagactcagttaattgattttaattaatcaattataattttaaagttagactatgtctagcttatgaattttcactaagcaatggcaaaattgtaagaaaagagattctaggttttatttattaattaagagactttatatgtttaataaataaatatattaaatgacaatattatttaataattaatttttagttattaaataattagaattggcatttaagtggttaaattggaaaattgacagttttgagaaaataggatggaaaattgacaaaatggcaaaattgcaaagtgggcccattatccaatcCTAGGGTCGGCCACAATAAGcaattaccatttatttttctattattttaatgccaaataattctaacctaaacttaggtggttacctataaataggtagtgatggcttcaggaaaaagatgatgcatctcattccttcagagaaaactttctagccgccactttccctcttcttttcttcttcaatttcgaaccttgagtgaatgagtgagggcccacacacatcaagtggtatctcaattatagtgtggaagattgtgaagaatccaatcaacaagaaggagaatcaggctcaagaaggagagaaagagatccaggtccagatcttggtgatgcactgctacaaaaaggaatcaagggctagagatctgaacagaaggagtcattatattccgctgcacccaatgtaaggtttcctaaactttatatgtgtgtattttattgttttagaattcatattaggatgttaatgaaacatacatggtagtaaatctagatcctggtaaaatatatccaacattaCCAACATGTGGAGTGGCTCCTTGATGAGGAGGCATGTTGGTGCGGCTACCAACATGAGGATTGGCTCCTTGGAAAGGAGGAATATTGGCATGGTTACCAACATGAGGGTTGGCTCCTTGAAAAGGAGGGATGTTGGCACGGTTACCAACATGAGGATGTGTTAAATTAGAATCTTCTTTTTTAGAGATGCCCCTATACATAGTTTTACTTGGTATTTCCCCATGGTATTGAGGATTAGTGGAATGTTCTTGATAGGACCAATGTTGAATGTCATCATAAATACTTATGGAGTAATTTAGCGAGTCGGTGCTATCGCTATCTTCGAGGAAggtttgttgatgattttattgTGCCCCTAGTTGGGAATATGTAGCGGTAGTTTGTGACCTTGAAGGGTAACTCGGTTCTTGAGTAGGTTGTTGCCTTTCTCGGTGAGGGTTCTCCCTTTTTTCTTTGACGTCGACCCCTATATTACTTGGAGCATGAGGTAGTCGCGGAGATGGGTCATGGCTACCATGTGCCACAAAGTTTTGATTACCCAATGCATGATTTGCAACATTGTGACACAAACTCCCATGTCCCCTCTATGGAGGTTGTCACTCAAAGGATGCTCCATATTTCCTTGGGATTCATGCTGAGGAGGAAAATTATGTGGATTGGGTCCTCCTTGATTCCTCATGGGGTCATATGTGGCACAACTACcccaataaacattttccaagcaaTAAAACAACTATCCAAGCTCAGAATTGAAAAACACCATCACagctccaagtttgagttctaaaatTCAAAACTTGCCTAACTCTACTAACAGCCATTAGATCATGCTCAAATCAACACAATACAACATAATTAACCTTCAAAAAACAATATTCCACACTAATAGCAACTACAACAGCTAAAATCACAATTCATGCAAAAATCCATTTTCTTACAATTCAAGAAATCAAAGAGGAGGATACTAGAAACTTACCTATAGCTTAAGATCTCCTAACACCAGCTGGAAGAAGCTTTAATATGCAGAAAAACAACCCCACCCTAGCTAGCTCTAGGTGggtttcgaagagagagaggaaggaaagagagagaaggagctttcttgaatttttcttatttttgaataaaatgaaaataacaaatggttttattaaaaataatcagCTTATTAAAGCTTTAAAATTCAGATTAATACAtcccacaaaagacaaaactcCCACATGCAAATTGACCAGTTTGCCCTTTCACACTAAATATCATAAAAAAGTCactaaggggtatttttgtcaacTCTAAAATCTCGACTATTCTCagcattcccaatgtctaactatattgtcccgatatactaaaaatactatgatgtgattctaatagccaaacaccacgttccaatgttgtcgggcacaaaacttgcaaaattatgaaatttctatgtatgacatataaaatgcattctgaattcaaataaatcatcataaattaataattctaaactaataaataattttcataattaaacctaattatctactaatttccaaattaaagctaagcggtctttacaaataatttaattatataaatatcttacttcacaatttgttacatggacattgtttattcaatttttttaacaaacctattatttatttgatctaaattgctatgattaacttgttgacagatccaataatcttattttaatcatagtccaattgtcaatagatcctataaataatttataacatgtcaattttgtatttctttcatctctgtaagcctagaaacatgatagggcccatccaaattattTTGACCTGtttgagcctatatgtttgttttTGGGCTTACATGCATATATGAAGCCTATTTATTTCTAGATAGATTAATGGaataggttgctaaaataaaatatcaccttatgatagtttatttaggttcaattagtattgggcttattcaataaataataattatttaatgaaaggttaACTTCCTGTCCTTTgcccttgtgtgagagttagggagtcattagtagtgggtacgacatactgaacccaaccctccctcacatgaacaatcccaattgtgaaagctcatttaccttatttaaataattgtattaggcttattatactagtttaacctaattaaaatttgattagcaacataattaattttgaaataaatggaattaattttttgtttgataattttaaaattaatttagaaaaacacacttagtttacaGAAAagattctagatagtaatttttagtaactaatttatattttctaatatttaattaagtagaaaaatatatttaagttgaaaattaatttgttaattaattctagaccaacttaaattagaatattttttcttagaacttaaatagaattaataattaagatgattttattcaagatacttaattatttgtttctatgtcatgaaatttaattaaattagataatatatttaagttgaaaattaatttgttaattaatttttgaccaactttatttagattatttttcttagatacaaaaattaaaattaataattaagttgattttattctagataattaattaattttattttaataaatttaattaaataaaaattatatttaaggttgaaattttttaatttcagatcaacttaaattcgAATAATTTTTCagagtatattttattttattttaataatcattcccttaaattttgaattacattttattttaaatgtagatatttcaaaaattttcaattttaaaaattagatttaagctgtaaattaatttcagaccaacttaaatcatataaaattttcattaagtattaattgaaataaatacactaaaatatattatattttaattagaaaatatgtaattagtttatgaattatctacatagattttttttctaggtTTTTTGGTATGtttctagatatatttaattaaagtagaaaattaatatttaagtttattttgttcgagatacttaaatatttgatatttttcttatgagatttaattaaataggaaatttttatttatattgaaaattaatttatttaattttagagcaacataaattagaataattttttcagttttattttattttattttaatgaattttgaaaatgaattattatacattggattttgaattcaattagatatatatttatagaaaattaaatttgagttgaaaattaattatttaattaattttagaccaacttaaattaagtatttttcataatatttattggaaaattaatactaaggatgaaaaatatttttatttttcagatcttcctaggatataattttataaatattaaattaaaatttatatttagatttatctagattagtaattttaattaaataaatatatattaaaataaatagattaaaataaatgtcaaacgaaaatacaactctttaaaataataagctttagttataaggatattcgatctccattggtTGTTCTACACAATTCTTCTTGTAATGAGTAATCATCCTTAatggatgaacgttcattagcaatttaacatcgtagaatctcaaaagataagtattatttgcaAGTGTTTTATTCTTAGTAACGTCCACCCCAATAGTGCCTGCTAAGAGTAAGACTTACAaggtatgaaataatggtgggagctcataagatagaatggccttgactctcacctaaacgggacaacaccaGATTCTAGTCTTGTttaaataaaaggttgctagaatggtagCCATTTTAGACgagttgactactctattcaatgaatgatatctttgactctcgtctAAATGGGacattgtatcagtttgttggaaactttagaaattatttaagatgtgtttGTTTCgtattttcacatg includes:
- the LOC133030527 gene encoding uncharacterized protein LOC133030527, whose protein sequence is MAYISHFNIEVTKTHGVDDSARLMALGAGIAHGSIFWNSLQGKSTHTIDEFMKRAEKYMNTEEARIANNLPLQSLQLTQAALVPPELTNATKASNSLKNNKRESIDGEDQSPKKSRSDGPKRPIYLIYTEFIEAQVTIYVESEHRVPFRVPKPMKHDRAKRDASRYCQYHKDIDHTTNECQNLKDEIETLVLNGTLTHYAQHNFQGGDVN